From a single Cytophagales bacterium WSM2-2 genomic region:
- a CDS encoding dioxygenase has protein sequence MKLSTLNSITSPFKATEQMPVLFLGHGSPMNAIEENEFVKGFREMEKTIPKPQAVLCVSAHWETRGTFVTAMEKPKTIHDFGGFPKELFDVQYPAPGSPALAVETKNLVKKAEIGLDDHQWGLDHGAWSVIKHLYPKADVPVIQMSLDHFQPAQYHYDLAKELSSLRKKGVLIIGSGNMVHNLRMVAWDKLEAPGFAFDWAIEANEKMKKDILSGDYANLINFRSQGKAFDLAIPTPEHYMPLLYALALREENEKVSIFNDQPVGGSLTMTSVKIEKV, from the coding sequence ATGAAACTAAGTACGTTAAATTCCATCACCAGCCCTTTCAAAGCCACGGAGCAAATGCCTGTGCTTTTCCTGGGGCACGGTAGCCCGATGAATGCAATTGAAGAAAATGAATTTGTGAAAGGCTTCCGCGAAATGGAAAAAACCATACCCAAACCGCAGGCTGTTCTTTGTGTTTCGGCACATTGGGAAACCCGCGGCACTTTCGTAACGGCTATGGAGAAACCAAAAACGATCCACGATTTTGGCGGATTCCCAAAAGAATTGTTTGACGTGCAATATCCAGCACCCGGTAGTCCGGCCCTGGCTGTTGAAACAAAAAACCTGGTAAAGAAAGCAGAGATTGGTTTGGACGACCATCAGTGGGGGCTTGACCACGGAGCCTGGAGCGTAATCAAACATCTTTATCCCAAGGCAGATGTACCCGTTATCCAAATGAGCCTCGATCATTTTCAACCGGCCCAATACCACTATGACTTGGCAAAAGAACTTTCTTCACTTCGAAAAAAAGGTGTGCTCATCATCGGTAGCGGAAATATGGTTCACAACCTCCGGATGGTTGCGTGGGATAAGCTTGAAGCTCCTGGCTTCGCATTCGATTGGGCCATCGAAGCAAATGAGAAAATGAAAAAGGATATTCTGAGTGGTGACTACGCCAATTTGATCAACTTTCGTTCACAGGGAAAAGCATTTGACCTTGCCATTCCTACACCTGAACATTATATGCCATTGCTCTATGCACTGGCACTTCGTGAAGAAAATGAGAAAGTTTCGATCTTCAATGACCAGCCCGTGGGCGGATCATTGACAATGACTTCTGTTAAGATTGAGAAGGTGTAG